Part of the Cyprinus carpio isolate SPL01 chromosome A12, ASM1834038v1, whole genome shotgun sequence genome, GAAATGATTAAAGAGCATCAGTCACCTCTGAGTGCAGTTCATGGATGAGGTATGACAGCGGTTGGCCGTGAATGTTTCCTGTTGGCGTGGATGAAGGTGTGTTGATGTCTGCATGTGCATCCACCCATAAAACACTCAACTCATGTCTTGAGGCGGCATGACCAGAGATCGAACCAATCGCCAAGCTGtaataaaaagcaaaacacatTTCTGAGAATAGGTTCAATAAAGATTTCCTGTTTCCAAATGTTAAATTGAACAGAACTGAAAGCAAACAATGACCTGTGATCTCCTCCCAGCATCACACAAGTGTTTCCATGGCTCTTGACCTCCTGCACAGCTCCTGCGAGCAGCTCACTGGCACGGCCGACTGCTCTCGGAGTCTTCAGCCTGCCAACTGGCTCATCATTGGGAACGTCCTCAAAAGTCAGATTCCCATAATCCTTCACTACACAACCTGGAGAGGCACAAAGGGCTTTCTGGAGGACATTTTCTATGAATGTTTCTATGAAGTAAATTGATGTTTATTAGTTATGAGTGTGCTAAAGGCACAGGTACTGACAACTGCACGTCAGCCATAAATGGTCAAGAAGTTACATTTAAACAGCTCTTTAGGATTTTTTTGTGATTAGACTGACTAATGTAATAACTGTGTAACATATTACACAAACTTTAACAAAGATGCTGAAATGATTAAAGAGCATCAGTCACCTCTGAGTGCAGTTCATGGATGAGGTATGACAGCGGTTGGCCGTGAATGTTTCCTGTTGGCGTGGATGAAGGTGTGTTGATGTCTGCATGTGCATCCACCCATAAAACACTCAACTCATGTCTTGAGGCGGCATGACCAGAGATCGAACCAATCGCCAAGCTGTaataaaaagcaaacacattTCTGAGAATAGGTTCAATAAAGATTTCCTGTTTCCAAATGTTAAATTGAACAGAACTGAAAGCAAACAATGACCTGTGATCTCCTCCCAGCATCACACAAGTGTTTCCATGGCTCTTGACCTCCTGCACAGCTCCTGCGAGCAGCTCACTGGCACGGCCGACTGCTCTCGGAGTCTTCAGCCTGCCAACTGGCTCATCATTGGGAACGTCCTCAAAAGTCAGATTCCCATAATCCTTCACTACACAACCTGGAGAGGCACAAAGggctttctgtcatcatttacacttAACGACAGGATTTTGTAGCTTTaacatggaacacaaaaggaaaagtgTACTGACCATCCTTTTCCATACATACAATccatactatattatatatatatatatatatatatatatatatatatatatatatatatatatatatatataaattaatataaggGTAGCACTATAAGGTGctcttgttacacattacatgtacttactataataataacaattagttATGCAATtagttatgcataattacatacaagtaaccctaagccaaatccttacttaaatgtataattacactgtaacaaggactccttaaaataaagtgtaaccatataagtcattatacatataaaattaatgtttctgaatatgaaatagcatttataaaaaattaggtaacactttatttacagtgttctctttgcatgtacttactattgtaATAGCAAAAAAATAAGCTTAAAGGTGTGGTTGACCGTTTtatttttctaggcttgattgtgtttatggggtgcaatCTAGCATGTGttaatgctttatattttttatttaaaaaaaaaaaaacataattttacagaTACAATGCatcatttttcacataatttacctttattccacatcgctctgtcccttctcccaTAAAcacgctgatcatttcctgcttttatgaagcctctccctcagaaatacgcgatgggctctgattggttagctagtccagtctgttgtgattggctaaaccgcctctagtgcgCGTCTAAATGTCCTGCCCCTCGCCAACAGCGGCAGCtccagttgtattgtaaacaatggcgtcgtctatattgcttatcaatttgagcccgattaAGACGCAGAGGATATTCGTGTAGAGGTTCAAGCAGAGCCTGTGCAAGCAAGGCTCTTAAtggtacattttttgtttgttgtcgcTTACTTTTAGATAGTGATGGGAGAAACGAAGCTTTTCGAACCAATTGCTTTGAAAAATTATTCGATGTTTGAAGCACTTGAAACAGCACATGCTGTCAACATCTGCTGGTGAAAACGTTGTAAAACCATCAAGAACTCAGACCAAACTTACAaaacaaatggaaatgtttttttagaaataccattttttttataaaaaaaatatacacttaaaTACTATCAAATATCAGTGCTTGTGTTATGtgttttaagtataatcaaaCCCTTAACACTCAGttggcagttccaactttgcaaggacagtctggcgcttctgactcacagcctgtaagtacatgttttatatttaaagaatttggcaCTGATGATTcagagcagtgtagagcagtgtagagagtagtgcttgttgtttgtcgtttctccgatcacaaatgcagacatgatttcatgtttacgcagcacgatacgcagcgcaacgcgtaaaaagacagtataagtcattataatcagtaattatgtccccactggatgcaacaaatgcctcgtttgtaatgggttttattggttttgtctggtcgggacgggagatggcatcacagtatgttaaggggcctatcagagcacacctcgcttttcagaaagatgagctgAGTAAAAATCAACTTTTAGATACGCtgatatttgtaaatgctactgcttctgttagcttttaatatacggttttatcctgattaaagctttaatacagtacggcaACCGCACGCGCGTCCATGTATAACGCTtttcatagctatgtgaaaaaactttataaatggaacagttcatAGTTTGAGCTGAGCTGGTGATCTGaatgagagattgagagagagatgcagagtgcAGGGCGAcgcgaggaacaggattgagaaccgctgctttagaacactgattttgaaacttgtgaatccattagaatcattagaagacaAAAGTGCGAatcatatatgaatattatttttttttattgcacccctgtttttcttcctcttcaTTAAAGtcgcatgaaatcaaaatcaaaattgcCTTTATTTACTTTACGAGCGCACATTGCAAGTTTAGATGTTAACAATTAATCCATGCAAGTTAATCCGCCGAAAAAAATTgtcttggtaatctttaatcaaaatctgaacatttgcttctgctctggaatggcattccttctctgatgacgtcagtttgacggctttggcagaatatccttaaacacacccctccaactGTTAGGGtgctatgagtgagagacagagaggaggagagcaaaaataaaaccatgccctctattcaataggcttgtttgagatgagcaaaatctgacAGAACTGATCACCGGTGATCGTCGCGAGATGCATGCCAGTTAGAAAAGTGTCTGAGTAATGTCCGGTTTGCTCTGATATCATGCAGACATGTGCCAAAAAACACTTGCGATGGtgaggcggctgtgtcggattgtgcagtcgagcgcagttgctctccacctATTGCGTTGATCAAAAGCAtgatcagtgttgccaacttctttcaatggaaagtagctaaagccagtttgaaaagttgctaaatgtcACTACATGAcgcaaattagcatattcattTGCATTTCAATTGGCATAttcacaagcatttcagtcaaatgtaattaatgcaatatttcaaacctttaacctaCTTGGGAAAATCGAATTATTAGAACGTTTAAAGGAGTGGACATGAAAATTGCTGGAGCGAAACACGTGTTGCTGGAGCAGGCGGCAATGGGGCCTACTACCCTActaacatccatgactcatgaGAGAGCAACCATGTAAATTAGCTGAAGTTTAGCTAAGGCAATAGGAAATATAGTAGGTTAGACCAGTGTGCGTTCTTTCACttcatgattcagtttattaaaatgcatttagaatgatcacaaaattcaagaaaTGGGAGCagaaatttatataatttcatatagtagcACGCGTATTTTTCCACCAAAaaagcagcatgattacaaatgtgatattgattttatacagcagttcaataaacaagaatttaatatttagatacttatgttttagacacaatgttgactgtttttgctctatttcgacaacaaatataattccagtttgcgtctctgagcaacatgaagctgttttgttcctgaataaatcaaccgtttaaattattcagttcagtcgcaatgactcacttattaacagtgaattgctgccacctactggcggtttttcatttttaaaaaaaaataatttcaaatatcagttttcaacgttttatgtttaaaatatcaaaacagtaggcctattaatgcatttgtacattaatgatttgcattaaacagtgtgtaaatgcatctaaatgccacttcagatgcggctaataaaggtaaaaatgcccacaaaaggtaaaaatcaatttaaacttattagaaatgattaatttctttctttgctGTGAACTGCTCACCACACAGACTCTGCGCAGAATATCAAAAACTCCAGCTGTCCATGGTAGTCCTTAAgctaccagcacaataacacactcagcaaaatatcatctaattatcgttatcccagaaaatattgagatatattttttgtcaatatcgcacaccctttatacatttaatgttttgtttagaaaaataaataaataaatgaatatgagaCGTGCCCTTTTTGAGTCCCCTGCCCTTCAAACTGTCTGTGCACGTCCCTGGGCCCGAGTGTGCTTGCTATCTGGGATTAACCTAACCCAGACACAATCAGTGACGTCCCGATCCGGatcacatctggcccgcatggatttcacccaggccagatgtgggccaaaTCTGGGCTAACACtttgttgctgtctgggaatcctaaccctaactctaGTAAGTACATGTTCTTAATTAATTGAATTCAGTTCAGTGCATAATTATGTGACATAGAGTGTAAATATCGGTAATAGTGTAATAAAAGCAGTGTAAATATCAGGAGGTGTAACAGTGGTACCTTCCCCTTTAAGTTTCTGCACCAATCCAGCAGCTCGAATGAGGTCCGCTCCTCTCTGCACACCATCCCTCTGCTGCAGTAACAGTCAATAACATCAGTACTGGACCACTACCATAATGCACCACGCAATGGATTTTTGTGCAAACATTCTTTTTTAATACTtgaataatcattattttaaaagagaAGAGGACGTGTTTTGGGGCTTTATATCTCACCTGTCCTTTAGAGAAAGGTGCACCTAttattcccacacagtgatgATGATGGAGGTCTCTTCTGAACATGTGAGAAGCGGCTCGTAATCCGCTGAAGCTCTTCATCACTGTTACAGTTTATCCAGAGGCAGTCTGGAGTCAGCGGCTCTAGAATCAAATCAGATTACTGGACGTGTGACGACACGCCGTGGCTGCTCGCGCTCTTCTGTCTTAACCTTAACCttctttactgttttgtttaagAAAAGTAAATGGGGAAGAACTGATTTTAAATGACGCCATCGCCTAATTTGCATACGAAGTGGAATTCATTTGAACTCAATTtatgaatttgaatgaatttaatCTCATTAACATAAAAAGCGCATATGAAAATATAAACGTCTGTTGAGgatcaagaaatatttatattaggctagattatatttttttcttattcttgttACTGGGCTATTATTCTTAAATTAAGGCGTTTGGAGTTATCTTGGCtcaatacaatatttttgttacttgatagctactatagtttttattaatattttgaattcgtttttatttctatattttctgctttcattttaacagttttggtttttaaatttttctttttttaatatatatttagtttttattatttatttcagttgtagtttatTACATCAagttgaacatatatatatatatatatatatatatatatatatatatatatatatatatatatatatatataaatatatattatatatataaatatatataaatatatatattatcagtttagtttttttttttcaattaacaacagttattttatggttttagttttagttaactgcaCCCTATGTATGTGTTACTATTAGTTAATGTTTaacaattatagatttttttgggggggggggggggttagctGACTGTTTTCCCCTATTCTTTTGATTCTTTAGCTTTTTTGTGCACTCATAAAAATCTgtacatttattcttaaa contains:
- the LOC122146971 gene encoding arginase-1-like, producing the protein MKSFSGLRAASHMFRRDLHHHHCVGIIGAPFSKGQQRDGVQRGADLIRAAGLVQKLKGEGCVVKDYGNLTFEDVPNDEPVGRLKTPRAVGRASELLAGAVQEVKSHGNTCVMLGGDHSLAIGSISGHAASRHELSVLWVDAHADINTPSSTPTGNIHGQPLSYLIHELHSEIPIIPNFSWLKPCVAAKDVVYIGLRDVDPGEHYTLKYLGIKAFSMTEVDRLGIAKVMEQTCDHMFSKVKKPIHLSFDIDALDPSVSPATGTPVAGGLTYREGIYITEHICQTGLLSAVDMVEVNPKQGKTEDEIKSTVNAAVDLLLGCFGRVREGSHDPDYKMPNP